The Astatotilapia calliptera chromosome 8, fAstCal1.2, whole genome shotgun sequence nucleotide sequence TCTTTGGACTTCAACAGATGTGAAATACTGTCAGATGTGACTCAAACTACCACAATTGCCGTATTAATGACCAACCTCATTAGGGGCAGATTGCTCCCCATGGCTCTCGTGTGGATCACATCACGCCCCGTAGCTTCCAGTCAGATCCCAGCGAACTGCGTTGATCTAGTGACTGAAGTTCGAGGTTTCAACAACCTGCAAAAAGATGAATACTTCAGGAGGAAAATTAGTGATGTGAACTTATCAAACCGGGTGATAGCACATGTGAAAACCTGCAGGAGCCTtcacatcatgtgccacataCCAATTTTCTGCTGGATGGCAGCGACTGTTTTCGAGAAAAATATGGCTACAAAAGAGAGCAAAGACACACCAAAGACTCTCACTCAAATGTACATACACTTCTTATCCTTGTGTGAGGAGGCAATGAAGAAAAGGCTGACAGGAAGAAGGGAGTCAAATGCTGACTGTGTGAGAGCTAATCTCCTGGCTTTAGGAAAGCTGGCTTTCCAAGAACTCGAGAAAGGCCACCTGATCTTCAATGAAAGCGACCTAAAGCTGAATGGTATCGATACTGAGCAGGCATCCATGTTCTCAGGAGTCTACACACAGATCTTCCATGAGGAGATGACAGTGTGCAAGGAGAAGATGTTTTGCTTCGTgcatctgagtgttcaggaatTCTTTGCAGCGTTGTACGTCTTCCTCACGTTCCACAACGACAACGTTAACATCCTGGTGAAGTTGTCCGCGTCACGACGCTTTCTATCCAGACCATCTGAGCTCACCCTCTACAAAGAAGCAGTGGAAAAGGCTTTGCGGAGTGAGAAAGGAGATTTTGACATGTTTCTACGCTTCCTTTTGGGGCTGTCCCTGGAGTCCAATCAGACGCTGCTGAAACATCTAATGGTCAACAACCGAACACAACaaaagacaagaactgaaatcGTTAAACACATAAAGGAGAAGATCAGGTCCAGTCCATCACCAGACAGGTGCCTCAATCTCTTCCACTGTCTGAACGAGCTGAATGACCACTCCCTCGTGAAGGAAATTCAGAGCTACCTCAGCTCAGGTAGCCTTAACAGAGCCAATCTTTCACCTGCCCAGTGGGCCACACTAGTTTTTGTATTACTGACATCAGAAGAAGAGCACAGTACGTTTGAACTGGGCAACTACACCAGGTCAGAGGAGGGTCTTCTCAGGCTGCTACCTGTCGTGAAAACAGCCCAAGTAGCAAAGTAAGTAGTTTACAGTTATTAATTTctacaggagaaaaaaacaaaactccaaaaGACTGAGAAGAGTAACTCCTCAATTGATATTGGAACCCAGTGCTTTTAAGTAACATCTCCTAATCTCTTCCTACCTGGAATGACCAGGGCAAAATCAGGGCATCTGTGCATAGCTAATATCAGCCTGTCACAAGCATagaaaaaagcacatttaaagtCGAGCTTTTAGAGGAAGCTGCAGCCTGACCTATTGGCTCGAATCTCTGTTACATATGCCCAACACATTATTTAAAGCTTTGGCTGTGTTTGATGTGAAAACACCACAAGGTTTTCGCTGTAAAGCTCGAGAGGGAAAATCCCAactagatcagcagtttctgaaatacttagaTCCGTCTGGCACAACAACCATTTCACATTCAGAGtcacttaaaacattttttattcccTGTTCTGATGCTCTGTTTCAAATTCAGCAGAATGTCCCGaccatgcctaaatgcattgattTGCTGATTAGATGTTTGTATTAACACTTGATCAGATGACAAAAGTACCTAACAAAGAGTTAGTgagtatatatattaaatatacatGATGTTAGGCAGTTAGCTAACATTTTGACAGATGTTTTTGCATAAAATTTCAAACAGTGCTGGATAACAGACGTATTTCTAATCTGCATATATAAGGGGATTTTGCTTCCTGGGATTACTTACCATTTTCTTGCTGTTTTCCCTGTTGCAGTCTGAATGCATGCAACCTTACGTTGACCTGCTGTGAGAACCTGGCGAATGCCATCAGTTCATCCCAACTTAGAGAACTGGACTTGAGTAACAACAATCTGACAGATGTAGGACTAATGAAGCTCTCCAGTGGGTTGAGGAACAGCAAAGTGGAGGCGCTCAGGTTAATATTCaacatgtttcttttatttttatttctcagccAAAATGTAAGCACATGATTACAGCATTTTCCTTTGTGCAGACTGAGGAGCTGTAGCCTAACAGAACGCAGCTCCAATGACCTGGCATCATTTGTCAGCTCTGCCTCTTGCCTGCTAAAACTACTGGACCTGAGTGATAATGAGTTTCACGATTTAGGAGTTAGAAGGTTTTCTGATGGACTGAGGAGCTCTGACTGTAAACTGGAAACCCTCAAGTGAGTGTCCTGAGTGTGAGGCTATGTACTGGTACAAAGACAGATTCAAACTGAAGTTGTTCTTGTCACTGTCATGGAGACAGCTGGATGAAATAACTTTCTGTATTTCTTGAAGTTTGTCCCTGTGCAGTGTGGGAGAAGAGGGCTGCATTTTCTTGGCATCTGCTTTAAACTCATGCcacctgagagagctggacatGAGCTACAACCACCCAGGGAACTCAGGGTTGAATCTTCTAACAGCTCTGAAAGAGGACCCACAATGCAGCCTGGTGAAACTCAGGTAGTGATGGTATCCACAACATCTGAAAAGTAACAGGTTATTTCAGTGCAGAAATAGTGAAGAACTGGGTGATGTAACCATCAACCATTAGATAGTTTCTCCACCAGATAATGTCAGTATCACCAGTGTACACAACTAACATTAATTGTGATGCAAGTGTCTGAACATATTTGTCCCTCTGTTATGATTTTAGCATGGACCAGTGTGGTGAGTTCCGGATTCAGCCAGGTCCAAAGAAATGTGAGTAACCACAACCTCCCTCCTTTCTCCTATACTCAGAAAACTGTGTGATGTAAAATATGAACTGAAATTTTAAATCTGATTCATCAGATATCATCAAACTCACCCTGGACCCAAACACAGCACATAAAGATCTTTCTCTATCCgaggaaaacaggaaagcaACACGCTGGACCAAGCAGccatatccagaccatccagAAAGGTTTGATTTCTGGCCTCAAGTGTTGTGTAGAAAAGGGCTCACAGGACGCTACTACTGGGAGGCGGAGTGGACTGGGAGAGTCTTCATAGGAGTAGCCTACAAACGAATATCCAGGAAGGGAGAGACTGATGACTGCTGGTTAGGTCGAAATAACTCCTCCTGGGGCTTGAACTGCAACAAAGATGGATACAAAGCCTTGCACAAAGGCACAGGCATTCCTATAACCACCAAACCCAACTCCAACAAAGTAGGAGTATTCCTGGACTGGTCAGCAGGGATGCTCTCCTTTTACATGCTCTCCTGTGGTTCCCTTAAACTCCTCCACACCTTCCACACTACCTTCGATGAGCCTGTTTACCCCGGGTTTCACCTTGGCTGGGtggactcaaaggtttatttgtgcTAAGTATCGCCAATCTGCTTTTCTGATCTGGAGACACCCGAGAATTCTGTTTCATCTAAATGCTGGACTTCTGAGCCTGATGCCCATAATGTGATAAAAGAGCTGCAGCTAATTTCAAATTACACCAGGATTCTTTTTGGTTGCTATTAGCCATATTGGCTCTGTATGGAATGGTAATTCTGGACAGTTCAGAACTTTGGATTCAAGCTGAAACATTGCATTGTATATATTTCCATGAAATGAGTGACAATGATACTAGTGATGTGAGCTTTTCAGATAACACCACACTGTGTGGTCTTGAAGGAACGAAAAAAGGTTGACTGTGATCAGTACCTAGCCTGCTGTGAAGGTGCTTCTGTTATTCACTGTGATGTTTATTTAGATGACATCACGTTTAAAATGTACTTACCagaaaaactgaactttaaTCTCTTTAGAGCagggtctcaaacttaaatgagctgtgggccACTGCTGGCACTGTCATCTGATGTGAAGGCCACTTcagcacaaaaaacacacaaacaagaaaacacataaatatttccaaaaatgtttaaaatttcaaatattgtataacaagATAAAACTGCAAACATGAATGCATTATTTCCTCACTCTTAACTGACtgaactaccaaataaacaaattg carries:
- the LOC113028217 gene encoding NLR family CARD domain-containing protein 3-like, producing the protein MDQSIVSNKTDDFSEVPFIQAAVHHFQPNYTAQSGGNVVAPSIIGSNVGNININIFSATQECKEDLNNDHTDSCGALPPEIDKVAESQQNLKATLRRKFSHILEGQATETNKISLNNIYTELYVTEGGSGEVNKEHEVRHIETTPRIHVGQEKSIHCDHLFAPLPERGCDIRTVVTRGVAGIGKTVLTNKFTLDWAEERANENLEFVFPLSFRELNLMKKKNFSLVELLVVLFPEIKDIEIFTNVKKNVLFILDGLDESRLSLDFNRCEILSDVTQTTTIAVLMTNLIRGRLLPMALVWITSRPVASSQIPANCVDLVTEVRGFNNLQKDEYFRRKISDVNLSNRVIAHVKTCRSLHIMCHIPIFCWMAATVFEKNMATKESKDTPKTLTQMYIHFLSLCEEAMKKRLTGRRESNADCVRANLLALGKLAFQELEKGHLIFNESDLKLNGIDTEQASMFSGVYTQIFHEEMTVCKEKMFCFVHLSVQEFFAALYVFLTFHNDNVNILVKLSASRRFLSRPSELTLYKEAVEKALRSEKGDFDMFLRFLLGLSLESNQTLLKHLMVNNRTQQKTRTEIVKHIKEKIRSSPSPDRCLNLFHCLNELNDHSLVKEIQSYLSSGSLNRANLSPAQWATLVFVLLTSEEEHSTFELGNYTRSEEGLLRLLPVVKTAQVANLNACNLTLTCCENLANAISSSQLRELDLSNNNLTDVGLMKLSSGLRNSKVEALRLRSCSLTERSSNDLASFVSSASCLLKLLDLSDNEFHDLGVRRFSDGLRSSDCKLETLNLSLCSVGEEGCIFLASALNSCHLRELDMSYNHPGNSGLNLLTALKEDPQCSLVKLSMDQCGEFRIQPGPKKYIIKLTLDPNTAHKDLSLSEENRKATRWTKQPYPDHPERFDFWPQVLCRKGLTGRYYWEAEWTGRVFIGVAYKRISRKGETDDCWLGRNNSSWGLNCNKDGYKALHKGTGIPITTKPNSNKVGVFLDWSAGMLSFYMLSCGSLKLLHTFHTTFDEPVYPGFHLGWVDSKVYLC